The region ggaagggcaagTCGTCATTCCAGAGCACGGTGCTATCACCAGCATTTCTTGCCGACCTGACGCCAACGACTTTTACTTTACCGTTGACACCTGGGTTGCGCCTTCATACGTACTCAAGGGTGAGCTCATCAAGAACAAGGCTGGTCGGTACGAGGTAGACATTAGTAGTGTCAACTCTTCTGAGACCGCTGCTCAAGAGACGTTGGTTTGTTCTCAAGTATTCTATACCTCACATGACGGTACCAGGATTCCCATGTTCATCTGTCACCCTCATGACCTTGACCTCACAcgccctcatcctctgcttctccatGCTTATGGGGGCTTCTGCTCGCCTCTTATTCCCCACTTTGACCCAATGTTTGCCGTTTTCATGCGTAATCTCCGAGGAGTGTAAGCTTCATTTCTTCGCCCGACAGACTAATTCCGCTGACTCCTTTCAGGGTTGCCATCGCTGGTATTCGAGGAGGTGGTGAATACGGCAAGGCGTGGCATGAAGCTGCTATCGGTATCAAGCGCTCTGTCGGCTGGGATGACTTTGCTGCCGCCGCTCGATATGTTCAGTCTCGAGGACTTACCACCCCTTCTCTCACCGCAATCTACGGTAGCTCCAACGGTGGTCTCCTTGTTTCTGCTGCCACTGTTCGAAACCCAGAGCTTTACTCTGTCGTGTTTGCTGATGTGGCTATCACAGACTTGATCAGATACCACAAATTTGTGAGTGTCATGTTTCGCTTTCTGTTTGACTTTCTCGCTTATGCCTACAACCTCATTTGCAGACACTCGGACGAATGTGGATGACTGAATATGGCTCCCCAGAAGAACCTGAAACCCTCGCGGTTCTTCGCGCTAATTCCCCTCTTCACAATATCAGCCGCGATCCTTCTGTCCAATATCCTGCTATGCTCCTCACCACCGGTGACCATGATACACGAGTGGTACCCGGTCATTCGCTCAAGCTACTTGCAGAGCTGCAGAGTGAGTTACTTCTCAATCAAGCCATGATAACTACTGACATGTATAAACTAGCTCTCAAGGCTAAGAACCACGGGGCAATGTGAGATTTATAGTATTGATGCTAGAAACTTTTTGCTGATCACTTGTTCTAGCCTTGGTCGAGTGTACATAAACGCAGGGCACGAACGTACGTCTACCATATAATTGATCCATTCCAGCCACTGATATTAGACCGTTGCAGAATCAACAAAGTCAACCGAGAAGAAAGTTGAGGAGGCGGTTGACCGTTTGGTATTTGCACTTGACAACATCAAGATTTGATGTGATATCTTGAAGACATTTCCGGGACTTTCGATGGTTATCTTGAAACAAATCTAGTGTATTTTTATGTAAAAATGTCGTCTCTCTTAAATGAATACATATCGGACCACATGTTGAACTGTACATGGTCATGGGAGTCACTTGCAATGCCTTCAGCCGGATAAATCTACAGTTTCACATTCCGCTAACGTCGTACCAGAGCGGGTGAACTGATAAGGTGTTCCCTACTTCTTCACAACTTCAAGGATTTCGATAGCGCTTTGAAGATATTCTTCATCGATTTCCTTACTGTGGTCGTATCATCAACCGAATAACTCCCCTACAGCCGATCAGAACCAATGCTTCAACTAGACTTCACACCCCATGGCGCCTCCCTTGGGTGATGGAGCTGCGGGATGCGCCATGCCCTTCAGCATCTAGACAAAGCCTTGATTGTGGCTCCTTCACCTATGTAGCCCGGGAAGCTTCTCTGGTACAGATGGCGACCAGCAAATTCCATCGCAGACTACAAATTAAAAAACGAACAAAGGAgcggatgatgataatCGTTGAGTCGAGTATCTGAAGATTAGATACTGAGTATGCAGTTACTTATCCTGCCGACGAAAAGCCAGGGGTAGAGATGCTCGCAATGGCTGACGATGTTTTTGGCGACTTCTTTCGGGAGGTTTTCAAAGTTGTACAAAAATCCTAATGGTTCCACTATCGTCGTGTTCTCGAAGACGGAAGGCTGATTGTCGTCCGCGTTTTTTGAGCGTCTTTATGAATAGGCAATAGTGATAGAGAGGTCTTATGTGATAGGGATTGAAGATAATCGTCTGGTTCGGCAGCTTTGACTAACATCCTTCGAGGTTCAAAAGTCCGTATTCAAAAGCAAGTATAGCATAGAAAAGCAATAAATGTACCAAAGAGTCACGGTGTGCAAATAATCATAGTGGACGTATCAAAGCCGCGAGTGCTCCAGGCACTAGATCATCGTGGGAATATTACAATCTACTGCATCGGCCCAGACGATTGCGAGCAAAGAAAGTTCGCTTCGttgctcctctttcatTTTCGTCTTTTCTCTCCATTTATCCAAGCTAACTCGATTATTCCATTCAATCCTGCATACCACAGCTTCCTCACAGGTCGAGTATAACACCTTCTCGGTACTGAACGCTCGGGCAGAGAGAATCCCTGCAGTTGTCTGCTGCAGCATTACCTATAAATCAACATCTTTTGTACATCAGCAATCTTATAATCGGACAGTATAACTTGAACACGCTGAAGTAAATTGCCCAAGATGATGTGTATCAAGCATATGTTGGTATATGTTCTTGTATTCCCCCTATCTGTGAGTGATTAATTGCTCCATAACGTCCATAGTGTCCATAGCGTCCGCGCAAAGGCACCTGTTTGAACGTGGTGTTGACATTCTAATTTTTCACCAAAGGCATCACCTCCTATATTCCTTGCATGTCTTGGTATAGCAGTACTGCTTCGTATCAAGCCTTGTGGATACTGTCTTACTTTGGTATGTCGCTCTCATATAAAGTTACTGCTGCGATGCTAATGAGAAGCACTCTCTACAGGCTAcgatcctcttcctctcctcatcgCCCAACTCGCCCTTCCTCAAacattcttctccgtcaTTGCAGAGCAACCAAATCCAACCactttcttccctccctctaGACGCCCCAGTCCCAAATCGAACATGGCTCACCCTCAACGCGGGCCAGATCTGGGATCCCTGTCTCGTCGGTTACAGAGAAATGAGCAAGGCTTtagagatggaaaggaataCTACCTCTGTAGCTGGGCACGGTGGAAGACaggggaggaggttgggTGGGATATGGCAGGAAGGATCTCGAGCTGTGAAGGAGTATGTGCTTGCCGTTCGCGAAGGTCTGCGGAAGGGACAGCGGCCGGCgttggtggagaaggtTTATCAACCTAAAAAAACTCTGGTGCGACTTGTTTCCAGACGGGAAGGATTAGTGGAAAAGAGCGAGGAAAGGAGGTATCTGCCAGCATTTTATGTGGACTGGAGGTACAAGGGAATTGGATTTGTGCTTGATTTCGGGTTGAAACgttcggaagaagggttgaaatgggagattgaagagatgCTGGGCAGAGCGTGGGATAGGGAGGAGCTCAAGTcaatggagaagaagaacgatTGGGGAGGAGTCAGTGGAGAAACGGTAGATGCGATTGAGAGGAGTTCAACACAAGCGGAGGAGACGGTGGTTGCGTCGGAGAAGGTGGAAGCGGAGACTAAGCAAAGTCGCTGGCGCAAGATCCCTCTTGTTGGCAGTTGGTAGGATTAGCCTGGTGCAGATAGAGGACGAATAGATAGATTGACATCCATCATTATTTCTGCATCATGATGTTGTACTGTGGGCGCTTCCAAGGACTAACATTGCTGGATACGTACGATCGAAGCTACTGATAAAGGAACGTCAATAATCCCTGCAGTAGTGTGTAAGTCGGCGCCAGCCACCGGGAGAACGACGATTAATTAGTGCGCCCCGCCGGAATGTGGGGACATAAGTGGGACGCTAATTAGCTCTGCGGCAAGAGATGGTTGTGTGTGGGATGACGTCTTTGGTTACGGGGCCCTCTGGAGACAGCGGAGCATTACCTAATCAGGCAATAAACGGCTGTCAGACAAGCACCCCGGCCCCACTCGTCATTCTTCTGCTATGTATACCGCTGtctcctctgccttctcctccacatTCCTACAGCTGCTGGGAGCACAGACctcgcctcttccccaCATCCCCTGCTCGACACCACGGTGAGTCCgtcttccatccatctcctgtCCTCCGTTCCCCCTTTCAGGAACAACTCCGCTCTTCAATACCGCATTGGGAAGTCATTTACCCTGGCTCCCGTATACGAATACCTGTTGTGTCCTGCATCCTGCATCCCcaattcctcctcttctctatcatctcttcctccccttcttcttttcctcccatcTACCGCTTCGCAAAACATCGGGAAAATCCAGCTTGTCTCAGCCAGTGGAAGACCGCCTTTGGCTCAGGTCCGTATTGTGTTGTGCCCCGTTACTACCGTTGGGTGAAGGGACGCCCTCTACTCCGCTCTCTCTCCcgtctcctctcttccatctcatccttcctctgAAAGCAGCCGCTgactctcttccatccagAGCGTAAAGAAAAGTAATCCTCTCCAACCAATTAACTACTGCCCATCTATATATCCTCCCACAACTCTACCTCATTCAATAACCTGTATCCGTCATGCCTCGTTCCGTCCACAACCCGTTCCTTTTTGAGGCTGCTTGGGAAGTTGCCAACAAGGTCGGAGGTATTTACACCGTCATCAAGACCAAGGTGCCTGTTACTGTCAGAGAATACGGTGACCGGTGAGTCTGTCCCTCGAGCAGAATTCGAGGGGGCCAGAGCTAATATTACTTCCAGCTTATGTTTGATTGGCCCCTTGTCTTATAAATCTGCTCCTGTAGAAGTCGAAGCCGAGGAGCCGTGAGTTACTGATACTAAGCAAAAGATAAGGGGCGGGAGCTGACAAATACCTAGTGGACCGGGACCGTTCGGAGATGCTCTCAGGTCTATGCAGGAGCGCGGCGTCAAGCTTCTTTACGGCCGATGGCTTATTGAAGGCGCCCCTAGAGTGTTGCTCTTTGACACGGGGTCTTGTTACGACCGGTAAATCAAGCAATTTCTCCGTGCTGAGGGAAGATGGCTGACCGTCCAGGTAGTATGGACGAATGGAAGGGTGACCTCTGGAACCTTGCCGGTATCCCCTCGCCTCCAAATGATCACGAGACCAACGAAACTATCGTCTTTGGCTACATGGTCGCCTGGTTCCTCGGCGAGGTACGCCGctcctccctcccacaAGGTTTCTCCACGCTAACTCTGATCACAAGTTCGCTGCTCGCGAAACCGACAACGCCATCGTTGCCCACTTCCATGAATGGCAAGCCGGTTTAGCCATCCCTCTTTGTAGGAAGCGACACATTGACGtcaccaccatcttcaccacCCACGCGACTCTTTTGGGTCGTTACCTCTGTGCTGGCAGTGTCGACTTTTACAACAACTTGCAGTACTTTGACGTTGATCATGAAGCTGGTAAGCGGGGTATCTACCACCGTTACTGTATCGAAAGGTCTTCTGCACACTGCGCCGATGTGTTCACCACCGTCAGCCACATTACCGCGTTTGAGAGCGAACActtgttgaagaggaagccTGGTACGTTTGTGAATTCTGGTCGCCATGCCTTTTGCTAACCGCACTACAGATGGTGTCCTCCCCAACGGTCTCAACGTTGTCAAGTTTGCCGCCATGCACGAATTCCAGAATTTGCATGTTCAGtccaaggagaagatcaaCGAATTCATTCGTGGTCATTTCTATGGTCACTATGACTTTGACCTGGACAACACCATTTACATGTTCACTGCTGGTCGTTACGAGTTCAGGAACAAGGGTGTCGACATGTTCATTGAAAGTTTAGCTCGTAAGTTATACTGAAAGAGGCTGAAAGGCGAAACTAAATAAAGTCCAGGGTTGAATCAtcgcttgaagaagatgggctCCAAGACCACCGTCGTCgcattcatcatcatgccCGCCGCTACCAACTCTTACACTATCGAAGCTCTCAAAGGTCAAGCTGTCACCTCCCAGCTCAAGGACTGTGTCGAGCAAGTGACCAATCGTATCAGCAAGCGAATCTTTGAACACGCCTGTCGATACTCTGGCGAGCACGGTACAGAGGTTCCTAATCCTGAAGATTTGCTCTCCAACGAGGACAGGGTTTTGCTCAAGCGAAGGGTGTTCGCCCTGAAGCGAAACTCTCTGCCGCCTATCGTCACGCACAATATGGCGGATGACGCAAATGACCCTATTTTGAACCAGCTCAGGAGGGTACAGTTGTTCAACAGGCCCGAAGACAGGGTCAAGGTTATCTTCCACCCCGAATTCTTGAACAGTAACAACCCCATCTTGGGTCTGGATTATGAAGAGTTTGTTAGGGGTTGTCACTTGGGTGTTTTCCCTAGTTACTGTGAGTGTATTTGGTGACtgtagaagaagatgaagctgaCATGTCTTGCAAGACGAGCCCTTCGGTTATACCCCCGCCGAGTGTACTGTCATGGGTATTCCCAACATCACTACCAACTTGTCCGGTTTCGGTTGCTTTATGGAAGACCTCCTGGAGTCTCCCGAGGTAAGTCAATCCCccacctttttttccttttacTTCTGGCTCACTAACTTGTATTGTAGGACTACGGTTGTTACATTGTCGACCGACGAGGTCAAGGTATCGAAGAATCTGTCGACCAGCTCACCGGCCAGCTGCTCTCTTTCACCACCAAATCCAGAAGACAGCGTATCAACCAGCGTAACCGTACTGAACGCCTGAGCGAGTTGCTGGACTGGAAGTCCCTCGGTCTCGAGTACGCCAAGGCTCGTCAATTGGCTTTGAGGCGAGCTTACCCCGACTCATttaatgatgatgagcccGACTTCACTGGTGTGCAAAAGGTTGGCGCGCCGCTCTCTGCGCCTGCGAGcccgaggatgaggacTGGGATGATGACTCCTGGGGATTATGCCACTTTGActgaagagatggaacaTCTTTCTACTCAAGACTACATGGGTGCTAAGAGTGagttttccttttccatcttccccatATGTGATGACAATGAGTTAACAAATCTTCAGGCTGGAAAGGCAtcaacgatgatgatgacgagaaCCATtatcctttccctctcgTCATGAAGCCCCGTAAACGCTCCGACTCTCTCGCTTCTGCCATCTCTGGTAACGCTACCCCTTCTGGCGGTAGGAAGCTCTCCGAAAATGATTTGGCCAGGGCCGATGCTGCTTTGAGCAATGTTGAGGGGGTTCACGCCGACGGAATCAACGGACATCATTAGGTCACTTGGGCGCTGGAGTCTCCTTGGCATTGGTAAAGTCATGAAGGGCGGACTGTGTGTTGGCGTGATTCCGTGAAAGTATTCAATTTAATTCAGTGTAAACGGGGAAAGCCCTGTTTACATGTGTCGTTTCTGTAATTAGTTCTGCAAAGTCTGGGAAAAGGAGTAAGGAAGGGATTTCatgagggaggagagagaaaatggaggagCGCATCTACCATACCAAAGTGTTTTGAGCGACATTTTGGTATATTTGAATTCAACTGTTCCTTGAATGGATATTTTGAATGAACAAGAGCAAAGCGCCAAAGAAAGGAGGTCATCTTCTCGAGTCAAATCCGGACGCAAACTAGAACTGGAACAACTGAACTCACCCAAATGAAGATGTGCAACGTAGAAATGCCTTTGTTGCTTTTTCCTGCTGCTTCATAAGCATACAATAAACAAGGATCACTTATAAAGCACGAATAAAAGGTCCAGCTCCAATACTGGCGGACTCATCGAGCCATATGATAAAGCAACACAACGCACGCCTGCACCGACGAAGCTCGCAAGAATCGGCGAAGCATGAAGTGTGAAGAAGGGCCCCCGCCCGGCAGCTGCGATAAGGCACGGTTACCCCCACTGATAGCCGGAGGCCCGAGATACATAATACATACGTAAGCCGGATGAAAACAGATACAGAGTGGAGGCTGTCTGAGGCTTGGCACTTACAACAACCGAGGACAAAACCGAGGGGAGCTCGGTGTTCCCCATTTTAACACTGACCGAGGCGGGTGTGGACTGCGTCATTTTTCTACTAGCCAGACTCATTTACAACTCCTCCGAGCCATCTAATCCCGCCTTCAGGCGGAGTATTAGCAATGCGGTCTGCATTACAAAATAATGCGCTCACTTCGCCTGATGTACATTATTAATGGGCTTCGGTCTTCGGTGGCCGCACCAGCACGAGAGAAGAGCGAATATATTTGTATCGTATTTAATAATCAGTTCGGAGGCTGAGtactcctccctctccgtCTTACTATTTTGCCTCTTCCAGACATTCAAAACGGACTTGCTTAGCAAGCCACCGCAAGCGTGCTCTATATATCACGGTCCCGCAGCGTCTGATCTAACTGCCCAAAACCGATATATACTACAGCTATCGCCCCGGTCTCGTACTGCAACATCCACCAACGATAACGATATCATTTCGGCACTCCCTCACCGACACTCCGAGCCAAGTCCATAATGTCCTCTCAATTTACCTCCAATGCTCGATCTGACGCAGATGGGCGCAACGAGAATGTCCCAGGCCCTTCAGCGCCCGAGCCTTTCGCTCCTGATGATCAGGAGTATGGaaatgaggagaaggttaGAAGTCGAGCTGGGACTGGTCAGTCTGGCAAGACTTTCAGGAATTCCTCTggcgaggagaagagtttgGATGTAGAGGACGTACCGAAAGCGAGCGAATTCCACGCTCCAGAGGCTAAAGCGACAAACAACTTGACTCCTGCCGCTGGAGTTGCTGCCGCGGAACCTGGAGGAGGCAAGCCAAAATTGGAGAAGTTCAAATATAGCTGTGAGTATTGATACTTCTTCGATTGATCTGCTAGATGCTGATAAAAGTACAGTTTGGGACCCGGAGATGGCCATGTTCAGGAAAATTGCCTTTAAGATTTTGGGTGGTACCATTGTGATTACCACTATTATCATGTGGTTATGTCTCCCCTTCTATTGGGGTTCTTGTGGGTATTAGGAATTGTTGCTTGGTGGACAATAGTTGACTTTTAGAGCGCAGTGTGGAAATCCAACAGATATACCGACAAATTGACCGTTAGAATCATCGACCGAGACGGCGGTGAAATCGGCCAAACCTTTTCTCAAGGTCTCCTTTCTCAAACCAACCTCAACTACTTTGTAACAGATCCCTCTGAATTTCCTACCGCCGACGATGTCGCTCATGATGTAGTCGAGGAAGGTGTTTGGGCTTCCATTGTCATCAATGCTGGCGTCTCCGATGCCCTTGTATCTGCTAGAGAAAACGGTAATTCTAGCTGGAGCGGACCGTCTGTCATCGATGTTTTCTACGCGCAAGCTAGGCAGGAAACTGCTATCAACAGctatctccttcctttcgtCCAGGAAGTTTTGGGTCAGCTTTGTTTCCAGTACAATGCTCAGAGCGCAGCTACCTACCTCCAAGCCAACGTCAACAACGCCACTGCTCTCAGCCTCGTCGCTCAGGCGCCTACGACAATCACCAACGATGTATGGTATACGTTGAATAACCTTAGGCCTTACAACCAGCCCGTCGCTCAGGCTATTACCCTCGTCGGTCTTATTTACatgctcatcttctctttcatcatGACCATGACCAACAATGCTGTCCGTGAAATCATCgcccccttcctcaccacTCGAGCCTACATCATCTACCGACTTGTCTCCCCTATCTGTCTCTATTTCCCcgtatccttcttcttctgcatgGTCAACTTGCCCTTTAAAATCGACTTTGGCGCGCACTACACTTATGCGGGCggtttcttcctctggtGGTTCGCTCTTTTCTTGGGTATGTCCGCTGTTGGTCTCTCTACCGAGGCCGCGATTACCGTGCTCGGTCCCAAGTTTATGGCGTTCTTCCTTGTGCCCCTCATTATCGTCAATGTGTCCGTCGTCAGCTTGCCCCAAGAGTTGCAGCCTTGGATCTACCGATACGGTGTCGCCATGCCCTTCTACAACTGTAACCATATTGTTCGAACTGTAAGTCTTGACCTCTTTTCACTGCTTTTGCTACGTCATGTCGCCAGCATGCTGACTCTTGCCATCCTCTTagatcatcttcaacaccaAGAACGAAATCGGCCAGAATATGGGTATCCTCGTTGCCTGGGTCGCCCTCAACTTTATCACCATCTCTCTTGGTACATGGCTCTTCCGAAGACAAAGTATTAATCAGCATAACAAGGAAGTTGGCGAGAACGAGATGGACAGCGCAGACAAGGTCTAATTCCATCAGTTGATCGAATGGGAATTTGATTTCGATCGGCCAGGGTTTGGTGATAGTTGGGTCTATTTGTTGGGTATCTTCTACTGTATCTGGGACATTTTCAGTTCTTCGTATCATCTATTAATTAGCTTCGCGTCATTGCTTCGTGAAAGCGCTTTAGAGTATAGATTTAATCCATATGTATATCTATAAAGATTTATATCACAAGCGCCCTGTGACCTCATGACACATATCTCATGTTCTAATAGTTTGTACATTTGAATCCTCCCTAGTCTTCACTGTTCGTTACGCCGCATATGCACATGACTACTGTGGgtttttccttccttgagTGTTGCTTGAGTTGATTGCCTGATCCATTTTATCCGCCATCCATAAGGTCTTGAGTGTGTTGATCCTTGGGATTCGATATGTATGCTGAGGGCGGAATAGATGTTGTATTCACTTGGTAATGTGAAATGGGACATTCAGGTAGACAGACGTGTTCATGTCAGGGGAGAGGACTTTCGTGGGTGTGGGTTGACAGACTGGgaaaatggagagaagatgagatcCAGAGGAAAGTACACTGAACTTGAAGAGTTGAAAAAGGAGCGGTGGATCCAAGAAGAGATACACAAATTTTGATGCAGGTAGAGAATGGGGCCGGAACGAGCATTGACGGGCCACCTTGTGAATCATCACGTTGATGAGTATCTAACGGCCAACTCAAGTAGAAAAAGGTATGCAAACCTACTGTAATCATGTTAGTATCACATCCAATGAATCTTTCCTCTGGCGTTCCGTTCTGTTGCACTGATGATGGTGTTCCATGGTCCGATTTTGCCCGTTGAGATCCTTTTCTGCAAGAAcggctcttcctctggtTGGACCGCTTAACCTTTCGTCCGTTTCGTCAGGCGAATGAATGTCTTCTAAAGTTTCCAGTAGAAGGATAGGGGAGAATTGCTTTTTCAAAATCCTTCGCAGgcccttccatctcccacttCCAACGACCCAATCTGACAATCCGTAAAATTGCTGCTTTACGGATTCTGCCAAATCTCCTTTACCGATCGCCATGAGAAACCTGTCCATtacttccttttccttcataTACAGCCCCGCATCCCTTGCTTCAATAACAAGAGCATTGAAGGTCTCCCATAGCTTGAGCATATCATCCTGAGTAGCGGAGGAAGGTAAACGCGACGAACGCAGGTAATACACTATCTGGGACTGCCGTTCAATCGGCGACGGCATATACTCGCTTTCCAGCACTTCCCAAATCTCCTTCGTACTCCACATTCTCCCTAACCGATCCCACATTTCCCTTCCAAATGTCATTTTGAACACGTCTCTCAGAGCGAGTTCGTTACGCGCCCAATCATCCCACTCTTCAAGCTGGATGCCGCAGACCTTGAAGCCGGTCGTGCTCACCAGTGCACAAGGAGGTTGGTCGCCCGCAGACTGGCCGtgtggatggaagagggcaGATTCTACAAGGTGGACGAGAGAGTCTTCGGGCTTACGATATGGTTCGGCGGGGCcgtggaggaggtgggagGCGAGGTGGGGCGCGTGGATAGATAGGTGGGCCaggaggcggcggcggtAGACGGGGAATGAAGTGGGCGTGAGGACGATATTTGGTGGGAGCTCCATTACCTTTCTCCCTATGGGCTGATATTAGATTGCAGGACGGGTAATGATGGGGAACGACTGGCGTATGGTATGTTTATAGGAATGTTTACGTCGTCACACACTGCAGCTGccgaaggggaagagaccTTGTCGGCCACCGCCGCTCAAGGGTTTCCGGCTCTCCTTCATGGCCAGTGTGCCTAGATCGCCGAACTGTGCCTGGCGATGATCTGGTGACTGTGGGAAGCTTAACAGAGTTTATCGGCCGTGGCCGGGTGGATCCGAGCCTGTTGGGGATTGTTCTATTGTCCGTGCGTGGGGGATTGCGCGATGTCCTTTTGTTTGTCCGCCGCTGCAAAGATCAGCAGAGTCCCACACGTCACCCTCCCACATACATGGTGGGTAAAGTATAGCGCAGGTGAGTGTAGCACAAATCCCTTCCTACCttgctcatcttctcaattCGCCACCCATTGTATCACTCCATAACCTATCACCTGGACTGCATTCGCCCTGCTCCCATCAgcatcctctccctctctcaTACACTAGATCCCTGCAACGACAAACCGCTTTCTATCGGCATAAGAAGTACTGAGCCGTTCACCACAACATTCACGTGAGCCTGATCTCCGTTCTACCTACGCAATGCAGCCGTAGGCGACTGTTGGACCAGTGGCTAACCTTTGAACTGGTCGAAGGAATCCTCTGTCGGCAAGATGGCTGTTAATGCTCCCCCCAGCATCGGGCTTGAGACTCTCGATGGTAAGCCTGAAATTACTATATTTGCTGAGAGATCTGATTTATGTATGGCTTCCAAAAACGATGTATAGGCTGCCCCATTCGTCCTGGTAAGTATCAAGCGTTGTATAGGACCCCTTAACTAGCTGACGTACTGACCTCTTTTAGGCTTCGGTACGTCCGGTAAGGCTATCAACGTCTTCGCGAACATGTTCGCTGCTCGCTTCGACAAGTCCGACGCTGTCGTCTAGTAAGTACCGGTAGATAGGACCGGTGCCAACAACTGACTTTTGTCAGTCATTACGACATCGAAATCAATCCCGTGGTGAAAACCAAGGAGG is a window of Cryptococcus neoformans var. neoformans JEC21 chromosome 10 sequence DNA encoding:
- a CDS encoding glycogen (starch) synthase, putative, with amino-acid sequence MPRSVHNPFLFEAAWEVANKVGGIYTVIKTKVPVTVREYGDRLCLIGPLSYKSAPVEVEAEEPGPGPFGDALRSMQERGVKLLYGRWLIEGAPRVLLFDTGSCYDRMDEWKGDLWNLAGIPSPPNDHETNETIVFGYMVAWFLGEFAARETDNAIVAHFHEWQAGLAIPLCRKRHIDVTTIFTTHATLLGRYLCAGSVDFYNNLQYFDVDHEAGKRGIYHRYCIERSSAHCADVFTTVSHITAFESEHLLKRKPDGVLPNGLNVVKFAAMHEFQNLHVQSKEKINEFIRGHFYGHYDFDLDNTIYMFTAGRYEFRNKGVDMFIESLARLNHRLKKMGSKTTVVAFIIMPAATNSYTIEALKGQAVTSQLKDCVEQVTNRISKRIFEHACRYSGEHGTEVPNPEDLLSNEDRVLLKRRVFALKRNSLPPIVTHNMADDANDPILNQLRRVQLFNRPEDRVKVIFHPEFLNSNNPILGLDYEEFVRGCHLGVFPSYYEPFGYTPAECTVMGIPNITTNLSGFGCFMEDLLESPEDYGCYIVDRRGQGIEESVDQLTGQLLSFTTKSRRQRINQRNRTERLSELLDWKSLGLEYAKARQLALRRAYPDSFNDDEPDFTGVQKVGAPLSAPASPRMRTGMMTPGDYATLTEEMEHLSTQDYMGAKSWKGINDDDDENHYPFPLVMKPRKRSDSLASAISGNATPSGGRKLSENDLARADAALSNVEGVHADGINGHH
- a CDS encoding response to drug-related protein, putative; translated protein: MSSQFTSNARSDADGRNENVPGPSAPEPFAPDDQEYGNEEKVRSRAGTGQSGKTFRNSSGEEKSLDVEDVPKASEFHAPEAKATNNLTPAAGVAAAEPGGGKPKLEKFKYSFWDPEMAMFRKIAFKILGGTIVITTIIMWLCLPFYWGSLWKSNRYTDKLTVRIIDRDGGEIGQTFSQGLLSQTNLNYFVTDPSEFPTADDVAHDVVEEGVWASIVINAGVSDALVSARENGNSSWSGPSVIDVFYAQARQETAINSYLLPFVQEVLGQLCFQYNAQSAATYLQANVNNATALSLVAQAPTTITNDVWYTLNNLRPYNQPVAQAITLVGLIYMLIFSFIMTMTNNAVREIIAPFLTTRAYIIYRLVSPICLYFPVSFFFCMVNLPFKIDFGAHYTYAGGFFLWWFALFLGMSAVGLSTEAAITVLGPKFMAFFLVPLIIVNVSVVSLPQELQPWIYRYGVAMPFYNCNHIVRTIIFNTKNEIGQNMGILVAWVALNFITISLGTWLFRRQSINQHNKEVGENEMDSADKV